The Penaeus chinensis breed Huanghai No. 1 chromosome 6, ASM1920278v2, whole genome shotgun sequence genomic interval GGTCCCATTTCACTATTCttgatatttttcttaattattaaccCTACAGTGATGGTGCCAGAAATTTCTGTCACTCATTCTGGTGAATTTTGGCAACTGTCTATCCTTTTGGCTTGGGAGTTCCCTTTATATGCGGAACTTCCCGCCTTACTCACTGAAGTGAGTCATGACGCCTATAGCCGTACCTCTTATGATGAGTTGATTTTTCATGATGGCTATAGGCTATAAGAGGTTAAAGGTAAATAGCTGATTTGCTGTTCTGTTGATTGCAGGTCGATTTGAGGAAGACCTCATTGAATACAGAATGACAATGTTGCAGTCTTGGATAGATCGAATTTGTCGTCACCCAATAGTAGCACAGTGTGAGGTATTCCACCATTTTGTTACATGTCCAAATGATGAGAAATTATGGAAAACTGGCAAGCGAAAAGCTGAAAATGACAAATTAGTTGGAGCAAACTTCTACCTGGCCATTGAGCGATCAGATCAACCTTTGGATATGATCCAGACGTAAGTATTACCGAGTGACTCCAGCTACCGCTACCAATTCTTTCAAACTTTTTTGTGTCTGAGTGCTTTACCAACAAGCAAACTTCCTGGTTTATCCATAgacattgtgatatatatattagatattgatTTGTGTtcttgatatgatatatatgttcttCAAAAATAGTCATGTCTCTGTCTCCACAGGGAAGCCAAATTAGAAGGGTACACTCGCTTCTTCTCCAATATGGATGAAGCTGTGAAGTTACTACAGAACACTTGCTTGGACCAAGCTAAAAAGCATCAGACAGCTTATAAGAGAGAATATAACAAGGTTTCACATGCATTCTCCAAGCTTAGTCGAGCATTTGACACAGACCCATCCAACTGTAAGAACTTTTTGTGTTTCTAGTTTTGATTGACTTGAGGTTGTCTGATtcctgtatgtattatttattgcttttttatttcaGTAACAATTATGGGATGGACAATATGATTTCATTTTAGACAGCACTTtaagaatgttttatttttatttatttcacactTATTTAGACCTAAGGTTTCAATCTGACTAAACAagtatttccttctttttgttgttttctttatctaaatTATTTGTAAAAGTGATTAGCTATTTAGCATAATCTTTGGGTTCTGTAATATAACGTCAGTATAATTTCATTTTTGAAGTGCATTGTGGGTCACAAGTTATTTCACCATTTTCTAGAAATTTTATGAGAAATTCTTAGATTTCATTTTGAAATAGTAAgtagagatgtagatatatttagGTTTTGGTAAAATATGTGATATAATGTTGCAAATGGTTACCATATTCTTAATAGATATATGTGACCACAAAGTATTATACTGATTTATAGACATATTAGGGAAGTTagtatgaaaaaatgtatattaactTTGTCTTTATAGGTGCTCCAGGACTGACTGAAGCAATCCATCATGTCAGTGAGGCCTATGCAGATATAGGCACTGTATTTGAGGAGGAACCAAAGCATGACTGGGATCCTCTGTGTAATCTTCTGTTCGAGTACAAGGGCTTGATAGACGGATTTCCAAGTGTCATTTCGGTTACCAAGGTTTGTAATCTCTCAGAAGTAATGATCTAAATAGACctttttaacccattggatccagttgCGTCATGGCAGTCACATCGCCAAAAATCCATGCATTAGGATCATGTGAGTGGCTGCTTGTAAGCTGGGCGCACGCAAACATGTGCGTGCAGTGATAAGACCCTATACCTCCTATTTGCAAAGTTACTTACTCATTTTATGCATaggcatttttagctttttggccattttccaatATCCATATTTGCCACTTGATGATCCagatggtaatattttttttcttttcacggaCTCcacatcatctctctaggtagtctgcaactcagtgaaagaaaaaaaaaactatgtaacactttgttatttgtgtcattatttaaatttttacataatattcaattttcaacCTGTGTTGCTGGTCACAGCACCTGGAATACAATGCTGAGTATGGAAATGGTGTCCTCCTTGGAGCCGGTGCTCTTCCAGTTACTGCTCACTTGTACATCGATGGGAATAATACAAAATtgccaaatgagtaaaataaacatCCCAAGAGGTTTGTGGACTCATGGAGAGTATTTtccatcaccccagccttcagctgaAACGTTTACAATGGCAGGTTCACGTCATCTGGCTTACAGCCATATTTTCCAATGATGGCATGTTCATATCATCTGCCCCTCAAGCCAGATTTCTTCTtgatgtgatggtcacatcacctggatccaaggggttaatttTGAATCTGTAGGATGAAAATTCGCACATTATTTTTCTAAAATAAATTGAGAGTGACACATGTTATAATAATATGTTTTCTCTTTGAGAAAGAAAATCGCTGTCTGTCAAATTAGAAATTCTAGAACTTCTCATAGCTGTGATCATAGCTCAACTTGAAAGTATGACACAAAAATGGTATGATGGTAAACaaaagtataaatatttatatattagggaAACAGACAAGAAAATATTTAAGAAGTATAAATTGCTTAACCTGGTGGATGTGGATAGTGTGAATTCGtgacaaggaaaatattttttttcaaaaatggtatttttctatttttaagaTGTAAaattcatgtttgtgtgtacacacctaaatatatatacacatatatgcatactctacacaggtgtacatgcatgtaaacaAGCACAAATCCTTTTGGAAACTATACTATTGATAAGTAATGGCTGCACTAGAGGACCAGTGGGTTTGTAGTTTTGCATGAATGGAGTTGGAATACAAGATTTAACAAGCATGTACAAGTATGAAACTACCCTTAACTTATTTTTGGCCAAATGTCCCCCCCTCCTAGGAACAGTCTGCCTTAGGCTTTTGTTTGAGTTTTTGTGTTAACATTGTCTTTACTTTGGGCAAGTGAAGTTTCTCAGAAGGAATGTATGAAAAAGTTCTTGAAAGATATACTTGCTCAAAAAACATTGGACTTATTATTGCCCTGTAAAAACATGACATATTTCTCATCAGGGAGCAATAGCAAAGAGGAGACAAGTGGAGAAGGAAGCTAGTGAAGGAAGGTTGGACTATGACCAAGTTCCTCCCATGATTAAGCGCTCTGATACAGTTGCATATGCCCTTCATGCAGAAGTAGCACATTTCCATGATGAACGCACCAGGGACTTCAAGAAGGCCATGACTTCCTTCCTCACTGAACAAATCAACTTTTATCAAAAGGTGGGTCTTTGGATTTGTTtctaagataatataaaaaacttATGATTCCAAAGGAAGGATATAGTGTcctttatctttaaatatattattattttctcatttatttatttattttattattaattttttttcttggggggggggggggggggctaatattAATAGCTTTTACCAGAATAAACTTTTTGATATGAAATCTTTTCATTATAAAGGGTAAGTAAGGAAGGGGATGTGCATTATATGTTGCACCTGCAGTATAAATATTGATGTTTAAATTTGTCTATTCTTTGCAGGTAACTGACCGGCTACGTGAAGCATTACAGCAATTTAATGATGTATAAGCTTGTGATACATTAGTAATGTATTTTAATGTTTGTTTAGCATGACTTGCTCACGGTATGGAAATCAATTCAGAGTATTGGATTAGGATGAGTAGTTGTTTAAAGTTCATTAGAAAGCCAGTAATATTTAATAGtctatcattatgatatataagTGGTCATAAAATCTTTAAAGTCAGATGATGAGTAAATTTGCAAAGAAAACCTAagagacagaaatgaaaaaaacaaattgctTAAATTTCTTGTAAGACTTCTAGCATATTAACCTGACCCAGATGGGTCGCGTGTGtcggcgtcataacaaaccgctagGACTGCAGGGTATGCCAGTATGCACGGCAACGTGCCAGAGTGCATGGAGTGGGATGTTAGGCTTAATGTCACAAACTCCCGCACTCAGTGTCTggccgttgccagaaatcaccagagtttatcacGCTCAGGGATTTCTGTTCACCCGGCGGTGATGGGTTAATGGTGTTTTTAATGCTCAGGATTGTACATGTTTGGTAGAGGTTGATAAGGCTCCAGTAGAAAAACATCATACTTCCAAATAGGGCTGTGTAAATCCTTTTTGGTGCAATTTCATCTTGAGAGTATTCCAAAAGGTTATTACAGTGGATGATAAATGATTTAGTAAATTAGTTTACTCTCATATTACCAAAATGGATAAGCTACTGCTTATAATTTGGGTGGAGGCTTGGTAAAAATGGGCTGAGACTAGAGCATAGTAACACAATCTGAGGAAGAGTTAACTCGTTAAGAAATTAAGGCCATTGATATCATGATTCATATTGAGGTTTTGGCATTTTCTTGGGAACACTTTTGCCACTGCTGGCACTAAAGAAGAATTGATAAATATGTTTAGATAATTAGTGCCAAACATCTTTAGTAGTATACAGTACTTTTATAGTATGTTTGTCATTGAGAAGCAACACACAATTCAGGGACAAGGATCATAAAACTGTACttgtactgtataaatatatatatatatataaatgacatgcattttagatataaataattaCTATGCACTACAAAGTGCCAATGGTGACACAAGTTTTTTTGAGTTTAGGCCTTGATAGCTATCTGAACTGGTGCTCCAGATTATGAAACACGTTACAATATTATTGCCTATTTGATGTAAGAATTTGGGTCTAGGATGACACTGAAGATGAGGTGTTAGAAATTCTATAAACCGAGTAGCAATAAGCTTTTATTTCACTGTAAGCAACATACATAAGTTCCTGTAGAGCTTGCTTCATACACTGTACGAATTGTTGGTAATTGATTTTGTCCACTAACACTGAAGCACTAAATTCCATGATATCATATGAAGTAATGTTACTTGTACTCTAGGCATTTAGAGCAAACAATTTGCATCCTCAGCTTGGATTATGGAAGATAGGGCATTAAACCAAAGACATGTGTGATAATTTCTTGTGGTCTGTTGTATGAAGTATTTGGGACTTGATTGTTATACGAAAAGAGATTTCTAGACATGTAAAAATATCTTAAATAATGGTTCATAAAAATCAGGAGAACGTATTGTGAATGCAAGGTTTCGAGGTGAGCAATACAAGAACCTATATTTTGTTATGCTCATTGTAGCTTGTCCTGCTGCCAGTGAATTTGGAATCCAAACATTTCTGGTGATTCCAAACATtatgtttttaatatatgtacatacttttaTTTAGATTAAGAGTAGAGTTTTCAATATTCTGTCATTATACCATGTTCCAAGGCAACTGccagtattttttccttttctgcaaGGATTGTGAAAGTTGAATGCCAAGTCTGATAACAGGCTTGTGTAAACAAGAGTGAGTGCCTTAATTCATTATCCTTTTATAGCGCTTTTGTTGAAGTCATAATAGCCTCGCTGCTATAAAGCCAACTTGTAATATTTCTGCTGTATGGAGAATGTTGCATCCTCTGATGATAAATCCAATCTGGTATGTGAgactgaatatgtataaatagatgagCTTAACTACAGGCTCATTTTTCATAGTAGCAGCTGGAAATATTACATTTGGTTATTTACCAAAGTTACAGTGTCCTTCATGAATTTGTCATTTCAAGATGTTTTATCATTTCTGGATGTAGCAGCTACTATTTATATGATTGTATAGAATACTACAAGATCAGAGATGATTAGTCATAACTGGTACCATTTTCCTAGTGCTGATAACCTGTGGAATGAAAGCAAGCCGGAAGAGATAAAATGTGCAAATGCTTTTCTTGAAAAATTTCTAAGAGTCCAGATTTCATTCAGGTCATTTTTTTCATGCAGTTGTTTCCACCCATTCATGCCCTGAATTTTacaatttcatttgatttttgaAGTTTTGTTCCATATTAGTACGTGAGAAAATGgcccttttctgttttattgtagTTACTGACTTTGATATCCCATAGTTATTACTACtgccttctttcattttttaatagATATCTTGGGGTGAAAATAAGAATGACTTTATTTTCAAAAAGATCGTATTGCAAACTTATATTGATTGCACATTTTAGTGATATTGAAACTATTACTTAATATATTTACTTACTGACATTGGATACTGTGGTGATCCTTTAGTTAAGAAAATACCTGACTGAGAATATAATTTGCAATAAAGGGGAACATCATTCAAATGAATTATTGCATTGCAAGGAGAACTATTTTCAGATTCTTTTCAAGTCCTAGTCTAGTTTGTGCTATAGTTCTTATTTCCTAAGTAATATTCCatgttattatatcatataacacTTGCACACATCACACTGAAGCACGCTGACAAGGAACACTTTCCTACGGCACCTGTGTGTTATGTAGTTAACATATGGATAATTATTTGGTTGTAAAAAGGTAtagcgtgtgtgtttgggtggttgATCTGTGAAGAGGTCTTATTCTTCAGCCCACTTTCTTATAgtctgtacataaatagatatatttgtgaAACATCAGTTTTATAGACATATGTTATATTTTTGAATTTTGTAATGATTTACACCATCTGCCACTTGCTCATTATTGTAGCTAAAACTGCATTGTCTTTTTAACAATAGGCATCTTCTTTCTGGAGGCTGGagactttctctttacttttgacCTGTTACTTATATTCAAAGATTGCATGGTATGGATGTCTGTTGTCCAGGCTGCAGTATTGGATGCTATACCATCAGCTTGTTTTTTCATAATTGATTAagcagtatatgtgtataatgtataataatatattttggtGTACATAATGTAAGTGTACTATAGGAGTGGTGCATAGTAAGTCTACCAACCTATTCACATatacttattgatatatatagatatatatttatgcgtgtagaCTTACAGACTTTTTTACAGCCTATTCAAATTTGTTCTTAAAATTCTGTGATGCAAAGAGAAAAATTGTTATGATTGTGCTACATAAGTCCTTCTAGCACAAACAAATACCTGTTATGCAGCTTCCAGTCATgggggaaaattataaaaaatctgAACATTTGTAAACCTTTCTTATTCTTGCAGGTCATTGTGCAACTCAGTACAGTCATGTGTGAGTGTAGATTGAcagattgttatattttttttttcttcattgattttttttatcatagaaaACCTGACTATTTACCTGGTTGTATACGTTTGCTTTATAATTTTGACGGTTTCAGTTGTGGTGATATGTGACTGAATATTTATTTTCAGGTTTTATCAGCATGCCTTATTTAAAGTAATATGTTATAAGATTGCAAATgtttatattgaatatatgatAGTCTCTtcttatgtgaatatatgtaataaaatattgTCATAATATTTTGTTTGAGCTTGTTTCATTATTCCTGAACCTCTATCCTTTTCAAATATGTGATTGGTCACAGGGTAAAGGATACTGCTGCATTTTGGATTAACTTCCATCACATGTATTTCCATTAATctattctgtccagggatccctttacagagctggATGCTTCCCTAGCTGTAAACAGATCTGAGATGAAAATCCCTCTGAAAATGCTATGTTGGTATTTCATCCCTGCCTAGAGCTGAAAGATATtgccaaaacaaaaaaatataatataatttctggTGAACTTATTACTTAGAATcttaaaattaaattattatatatcatgataaaaacaaaattaattataaaatacaaagatatattgcaTCAAACAATGATGTTTCATTAAATGTTTATAGATGATTCAGATAAATGTTCATTTAACTAACAAACATAAGcatcaacccacacacacaccataaacattAAGCTCTCTTTGGAAGTTATTTACGCCTTAGTGGAACACTAGTCATGAGGATTATAAAAGCAGGAATTTGAAAAGAACATCAATAGACGACTTAAGCAATGAACTCATCATGAAGTAGCCCGTTGAAGGAAAGTGCCATTGTTTACCGTCATCAAAACAACTTAGACGATGGTTCTCTCCAAAGAAACACTGAATGCAGTGTGTGACCAATCCCTCTCTGTAGCTGACTTCGGTGATCCTATCTGGGGATCCTAGGACAGAATAGACTAATGTGTTCTTTGCTTGAACAATCCTGCTTTGTAGCTAAACAACATTTGGCATGGCTGTCTAGGGATCCATGGACAGAGAAGACTAGTGCGAACGTTGCTTAAGAAGGCGAAGGCCCAGTGCTGGGGATCACTCTACCTtggctcaactaattttgcaataccctttttactcctccttcccttttccatatcttccccaaccccttcccctgtccAATTTCTAAAGTTCCACAGCTATCTGGTCCCGATCattcacgccttgtcacagttacatctgagacaCAAGGCCATGCACTATGTACCGCCTCCTACTCTTATACTCATATATTCTAGGATACAGACTGCAAAATACTCCTCCATCTCCATATTACCCAAATCCtttccactcttgattatggctGTCATATATATTCTGTTCTTGCCTCCCTTCTAACTCGCCTTGACATAATCCACTATTGCGGTCTTCGTTTAGCGCTTCTGGTTGAGAGGATCAGAATCAGGCTTTCCATCCTTTTCTCAACACCGTGCCCTTTTGTATCTTAAGGAACTATTCTCTTCAAGCAAACTATACCTCAATTCATTCTTCATACCGTCTCTCCAAGTTAACCTACCCCTTTTGCTGTTCGTATGGATGCTCTCTTTTCCCATtcaccctttcctcatctccgatcccttcctctttctgccgTCTTTCCTTCTGTGGCCAATGCCATCCTCCTGTAATTGCTCTTGTTTTACTGATCAACCCAAATCAAACATCCCACCTTCTGTCCTCACACATTTTCTTGCACACATCTATAATCACTCTTCCAGTACCCATGTTTATACAGACAGCTCCAAATTAATATCGGGTGCTGGTTTCGTCGTAGTCTTTCCTTCTCAAGCATAGAACTTCCTCCTAAATTGAGCGTCCTTGCATCAGAACTATatgctttcttcttccctttaaaGCACatgtcttccatctcttcctcatccttcaccaTCTCTACCGACCCACGCAGCTCAATATCACTCATACAATCCATACACACTATGAACACACATTTTACTATCCTGTACGTACCCTCGCTTTTCCTTACTTGCCCTCTCTTCCCTGACCCCCCAACTTGTCGGACATTTTCCCTGAATCCCCCACCTTTTCAATTGACAACTTTCTCAGACGCATGGATACCCTCCATATGATCTAATCACCCCTTGTCCTtagccctttccctttctatcaatTCCTATCCTACCCTATTTACTCCCCCTCCTATTACCCCTACGCCTACTATCTTACAATTCTGTATGACACATTTTGTTCTAAATAGAACTCATTTTACAatatttaccatagtgctatatgacctttgctTTTTTAAGCCATTAACCATTCTCCTCAATCTCAGGCCCGTTGTGGCGGTTAGGAGATGGAAATTAGGCCCAGTGCTGGGGATATCACCTTGGCCCTCAGCTCTCGACTCAACtcattttgcatggtcttctcttccccccccccccccaatcccttgcccgttgttgtcgtgggggggcttaggaggcggagactgggacccaatgctggggaactccccaaccttgggactcagccctcgactcaacaaattttgcatggtcttttttttcccctcctactttttcctttctgtcccttcaccaaccccttctactatccacttcctaaggtgtgagagccgagctgaaaggctgactttgtgccagtcctgaacggcctgagggagccatgggcacggtattcccctgctttagttgtctagcccttacccctcaagcgaccctgaggggtggaccgtttctctccccaacatactccaggcttatcatggccaacaatgaataaccattaaccattaaccataccattattagaggcaattgcctcttcatcaaatagctccaccaattcaaactcgcccgattccctgaccccaggctctcctttgaccacggctatgaacactacaactaataccccctcctcaatgccgactagtacagtatccaccctaatcaacaccccaggagacatttctactcccaacatgctcaactttaacaactatacccccacaaccttcttcatcaactaccccatcctcccttattactaccttacaaccttattgtccatctccccataacactacctccctcaacactactccctcttccacatgcccccgtccttctactacccccatctctacaaaatacttaaataatctatttagcccagccaaatgggaccgattttcgtgatccctcccacaacttctcacactttctgctttgacaacctgttttcattcctcaaatgcatatacatccttcacttgatctaacccctatacattaccttacctaaccttaacccatttactcgtcaattcctttgcccaactttgacaactaatcactaactcaaccacccttcactaccatttacactagtgctacatgaccttagatgtctagcacatttattttgcttttaaccattaaccattaaccattctcttcttctctttttcttctaaaacCCCCTTCTACCATGCACTTCCTATGGTGTGAAAGGCGCGTTGAAAAGGTAAAAGGCTGACTTAGTGCCTAGGGGAGCCATGAGCACGGTGTTTCCCTGTTTAGTTGTCCAGCCCTTACCCCTCacagggaccctgaggggtgggccatttctctccccaacataatccaggtttaccatggccagtaatgaagattttgtacatTTATTAGGGGTAATGAGTCTTGCCTCTTTATCAACTAGCCCCACTGATTTTAATTCCCTCGGTTCCCTGACCACAGGCTCTTCTTTGACCACGACTgtgaacaatactacta includes:
- the LOC125026698 gene encoding sorting nexin-18-like isoform X4, with the protein product MPPPPLPTEYANTGEWSDNWSNVGAGTGGGGGGEGVGFNANTASSNVGYSAETQKRPVSQQMSYDNDDWDDDWDDDDSETGTSNLNGAGNFGLSAPNRSVKPTSSVGDVSSAGRDGRGTVKKSFNRFSNLAKSGVEDFLVGAGKASVDEKEKVYVDETANGPRWRPNPHEFTCAISSPKKESKFHGMKSFIAYTVMPSFSSTSVSRRYKHFDWIQARLSEKFPLIPIPPLPEKQISGRFEEDLIEYRMTMLQSWIDRICRHPIVAQCEVFHHFVTCPNDEKLWKTGKRKAENDKLVGANFYLAIERSDQPLDMIQTEAKLEGYTRFFSNMDEAVKLLQNTCLDQAKKHQTAYKREYNKVSHAFSKLSRAFDTDPSNCAPGLTEAIHHVSEAYADIGTVFEEEPKHDWDPLCNLLFEYKGLIDGFPSVISVTKGAIAKRRQVEKEASEGRLDYDQVPPMIKRSDTVAYALHAEVAHFHDERTRDFKKAMTSFLTEQINFYQKVTDRLREALQQFNDV